The following DNA comes from Terriglobales bacterium.
GAGCGCTCGCTAGGAGGAGGGCTGCCACCTTTCGCTGAGAAGGAAAGACTTGCGCAAAGCTCATGGAATCCCTTTCTTGGTGTCTGGAAGGCGTGTCGCTAGTCCTTGAGCAACTGCCGGGCGATGACCAGGCGCTGAATCTCGCTGGTGCCTTCGCCGATGGTGCACAGCTTTACGTCGCGGTAGAACTTCTCCGCCGGGTAGTCCTTGATGAAGCCGTAGCCGCCGTGGATCTGCACGCACTCGTTGGCGCAGCGCACCGCCACTTCGCTGGTGTAGAGCTTGGCCATCGACGACTCCATGGTGGTCTTCTCACCGTTATCTTTCAGCGTGGCGGCGCGCATGGTGAGCAACCGCGCGGCGTCGATCTCCGTGGCCATATCGGCCAGCTTCCACTGGATGGCCTGGAATTCGCTGATGGCGCGGCCGAACTGGCGGCGCTCCTGGGAGTAGCGCAGCGAGGCCTCGAACGCGCCCTGCGCCATGCCCAGGCCGAGCGCGGCGATGGAGATGCGGCCGCCGTCCAGCACGCGCATGGCGTCAATGAAGCCGTCGCCCTCCTTGCCCAGCAGGTTCTCGGGCGGAATAAGGCAGTCTTCGAAGATCAGTTCGGAGGTGTCGGAAGCGCGCAGGCCAAGCTTGTTCTCTTTCTTGCCGGGGCGGAAGCCGGGCGTCCCCTTCTCCACCAGGAAGGCCGAGAGTCCATGGGTGTGCGCTGCCTTGTCGGTCACGGCGATCACCACCACCACGTCGGCGTAGCTGCCGTTGGTGGTAAAGGTCTTGTTGCCGTTCAGCACCCAGCCCTTCTTGGTGCGGGCGGCGG
Coding sequences within:
- a CDS encoding acyl-CoA dehydrogenase — protein: MDFRLTEEQHQLRRSVREFAEREIRPHVMEWDEKCEFPLQVLKQLGKLGLMGILFPPEYGGAGMGYVEYVIGIEELSRVDGSVGIIVAAHTSLCSNHIWIAGSEEQKRKYTPKLASGEWIGAWGLTEPGSGSDAGSARMSAARTKKGWVLNGNKTFTTNGSYADVVVVIAVTDKAAHTHGLSAFLVEKGTPGFRPGKKENKLGLRASDTSELIFEDCLIPPENLLGKEGDGFIDAMRVLDGGRISIAALGLGMAQGAFEASLRYSQERRQFGRAISEFQAIQWKLADMATEIDAARLLTMRAATLKDNGEKTTMESSMAKLYTSEVAVRCANECVQIHGGYGFIKDYPAEKFYRDVKLCTIGEGTSEIQRLVIARQLLKD